One window of the Natronomonas marina genome contains the following:
- a CDS encoding DUF3267 domain-containing protein: MSDATPEHVVGELELTRGLTIQMTAIGTLGVVVGWTLFTGLYQLWTGDTVGFRFVPETLGWIAGPLDVLVVVFLGTFFLVPHEWLHGLAIRYYGGEPRYGVGLAHFILPYAYATTDHVFTRNQFVVVLLTPLVVITAIGVPLMLGLGWGWLAIPLTMNAAGAVADVWMTAVVLGYPAHVRVVDHETGVRILGRESDANRAPSVTAVVWDALAGAAVGVVASFLLLAVGGPLVLSALGTESVTVGTPGTFTYLFSFVNTPEEISLGVGPGVFAVGGFLGLVYALVRTVRRRGRPADATAT, translated from the coding sequence ATGTCGGACGCCACACCCGAGCACGTCGTCGGCGAGCTCGAGCTCACGAGGGGGCTGACGATACAGATGACGGCCATCGGGACCCTCGGGGTGGTGGTCGGGTGGACGCTCTTCACCGGACTCTACCAGCTCTGGACGGGCGATACGGTCGGGTTCCGGTTCGTCCCCGAGACCCTCGGTTGGATCGCGGGGCCGCTCGACGTCCTCGTCGTCGTGTTCCTGGGGACGTTCTTCCTCGTGCCACACGAGTGGTTACACGGGCTCGCCATCCGGTACTACGGCGGCGAACCCCGGTACGGGGTCGGCCTCGCGCACTTCATCCTGCCGTACGCCTACGCGACGACCGACCACGTCTTCACCCGCAACCAGTTCGTCGTCGTGCTGTTGACGCCGCTGGTGGTGATAACCGCCATCGGCGTCCCGCTGATGCTCGGACTGGGGTGGGGTTGGCTCGCAATCCCCCTGACGATGAACGCGGCCGGCGCCGTCGCCGACGTCTGGATGACGGCGGTCGTACTGGGCTATCCGGCCCACGTCCGGGTCGTTGACCACGAGACCGGCGTCAGGATCCTGGGCCGGGAGTCGGACGCGAACCGTGCACCGTCCGTGACTGCGGTGGTCTGGGACGCTCTGGCGGGCGCCGCCGTCGGCGTCGTCGCCTCGTTTCTCCTCCTCGCCGTCGGCGGGCCCCTCGTCCTCTCGGCGCTCGGCACGGAGTCAGTGACCGTCGGGACACCGGGCACGTTCACGTACCTCTTTTCGTTCGTCAACACGCCCGAGGAGATATCGCTCGGCGTCGGGCCGGGCGTCTTCGCCGTCGGCGGGTTCCTCGGACTCGTGTACGCACTCGTACGGACCGTCCGCCGTCGCGGCAGGCCCGCCGATGCCACCGCGACGTAG
- a CDS encoding GNAT family N-acetyltransferase translates to MALFPTTIETPRLRFEVIRPDSFDPYEMYEHVHADAPNIEEVTQWLNWDPHEHPKETAEFVDYVGKNYDNDEGADYAIYPRDGEDRAGQFAGTTGLSVDWDLRRGTLGAWLRKPFWGRGYSGERAKALAALAFDVLDLDVVGVTHDPENEKSGRAIKKYIGALGGRKEGVIRNDIVMNGEPRDSVRYSVTAEEYREATDGEPEATFEWPDR, encoded by the coding sequence ATGGCCCTCTTTCCGACGACCATCGAGACGCCACGCCTCCGGTTCGAGGTGATTCGCCCGGACAGCTTCGACCCATACGAGATGTACGAACACGTCCACGCGGACGCCCCGAACATCGAGGAGGTGACCCAGTGGCTAAACTGGGACCCTCACGAACACCCGAAGGAGACCGCCGAGTTCGTCGACTACGTTGGAAAGAACTACGACAACGACGAGGGTGCCGATTACGCTATCTATCCCCGCGACGGCGAGGACCGCGCCGGACAGTTCGCCGGCACCACTGGTCTCTCGGTCGACTGGGACCTCCGCCGCGGCACACTCGGCGCGTGGCTCCGCAAGCCGTTCTGGGGACGGGGATACTCCGGCGAGCGCGCGAAGGCCCTCGCCGCGCTGGCCTTCGACGTGCTCGACCTCGATGTCGTCGGCGTCACCCACGACCCCGAGAACGAAAAATCGGGCCGCGCCATCAAAAAGTACATCGGTGCGCTCGGCGGCCGCAAGGAGGGCGTCATCCGCAACGACATCGTCATGAACGGCGAACCGCGGGACTCGGTTCGCTACTCGGTGACCGCAGAGGAGTATCGAGAGGCGACCGATGGCGAACCCGAGGCGACCTTCGAGTGGCCGGACCGCTGA
- the carA gene encoding glutamine-hydrolyzing carbamoyl-phosphate synthase small subunit encodes MTEAYVALEDGRVVEARARAPGRSRGELVFTTAYTGYEESLTDPSYEEQVLTFSYPLIGNYGVRAERFESDRVHPRAAVAREFTEDVAEWLESEGVPAVDHLDTRDLVTGIREQGAMECGIAAGPDATPEAAREELERCVPMSDHTDIGAQVSVAEGLTHNPEGDGPTVALVDCGAKGSIVDSLVERDAVVEVVPYDATVADIEAVDPDVLFVSNGPGDPENFERAAALVDEYAGELPLAGICLGQQVIANALGGETEKMEFGHRGVNQPVQDLRSGKVVMTTQNHGYTVAEPGELEVTQINVNDDTPEGLESDELEIITRQYHPEANPGPHDTLSFFDDVVAMVEGGAKPTPSAGD; translated from the coding sequence ATGACGGAGGCCTACGTCGCGCTGGAGGACGGGCGGGTCGTCGAGGCCCGCGCCCGCGCCCCCGGCCGCAGTCGCGGGGAACTCGTCTTCACCACCGCTTACACCGGCTACGAGGAGTCGCTCACGGACCCCAGTTACGAGGAGCAGGTGCTCACGTTCTCGTACCCGCTCATCGGCAACTACGGGGTCCGAGCCGAGCGCTTCGAGTCCGACCGCGTCCACCCGCGGGCCGCCGTCGCCCGGGAGTTCACCGAGGACGTCGCCGAGTGGCTCGAGAGCGAGGGCGTCCCCGCCGTCGACCACCTCGACACCCGCGACCTGGTGACCGGCATCCGCGAGCAGGGCGCCATGGAGTGCGGCATCGCCGCTGGCCCCGACGCTACCCCCGAGGCCGCCCGCGAGGAACTCGAACGGTGCGTCCCGATGAGCGACCACACCGACATCGGCGCACAGGTCAGCGTCGCGGAGGGCCTCACCCACAACCCCGAGGGCGACGGTCCGACGGTCGCACTGGTCGACTGCGGCGCGAAGGGCTCCATCGTCGACTCGCTGGTCGAGCGGGACGCCGTCGTCGAGGTGGTCCCCTACGACGCGACGGTCGCCGACATCGAGGCGGTCGACCCCGACGTGCTCTTCGTCTCCAACGGTCCCGGCGACCCCGAGAACTTCGAGCGAGCGGCCGCTCTCGTCGACGAGTACGCCGGCGAGTTGCCGCTGGCTGGCATCTGTCTCGGCCAGCAGGTCATCGCCAACGCCCTCGGCGGCGAGACCGAGAAGATGGAGTTCGGCCATCGCGGCGTCAACCAGCCCGTCCAGGACCTCCGCTCCGGCAAGGTCGTCATGACGACCCAGAACCACGGCTACACGGTCGCCGAACCCGGCGAACTGGAGGTCACCCAGATCAACGTCAACGACGACACCCCCGAGGGCCTGGAGAGCGACGAACTCGAAATCATCACCCGCCAGTACCACCCCGAGGCCAACCCCGGACCCCACGACACGCTGAGCTTCTTCGACGACGTCGTGGCGATGGTCGAGGGCGGGGCGAAGCCGACCCCCAGCGCCGGCGACTGA
- a CDS encoding Lrp/AsnC family transcriptional regulator: protein MDELDRQILTILRRDSRTPYTEIADSVGTSEGTVRNRVERLVEEGIIERFTVATRTGNVKAMIEIGVAVDVDTSEISERMADWTEVDFVWQVSGEEDVVVVADTADTGALNEMITRARELDEVVSTKTRLILDEKLG, encoded by the coding sequence ATGGACGAGCTGGACCGCCAGATACTCACCATCCTCCGTCGGGACTCCCGGACGCCCTACACGGAGATAGCCGACTCCGTCGGCACCTCCGAGGGGACGGTCCGCAACCGGGTCGAGCGACTCGTCGAGGAGGGCATCATCGAGCGGTTCACCGTTGCGACGCGGACGGGCAACGTCAAGGCGATGATCGAGATCGGCGTCGCCGTCGACGTCGACACCTCCGAGATCTCCGAGCGGATGGCCGACTGGACCGAGGTGGACTTCGTCTGGCAGGTCTCCGGCGAGGAGGACGTCGTCGTCGTCGCGGACACGGCCGACACCGGCGCGCTCAACGAGATGATAACTCGCGCCCGGGAACTCGACGAGGTCGTCAGCACGAAGACGCGGCTCATCCTCGACGAGAAGCTCGGCTGA
- a CDS encoding RNA-guided endonuclease InsQ/TnpB family protein — MSVVVRRTNTFAVRPLSDRDERLLRDLLDASASLWNELNFERRQQFFDGDSVWDTADYRKQYVGVLGSATAQQIIRKNSEAWRSFFAARENGEDTAPPGYWGNEEDGRELRTYIRNDQYTLETGGQSRLEIPVGQDLKDEYGLGYHDRLRLEVAGDPKWEGEQGRLELYYDELEDTVRAFQPVTVPDSRQDSPLAEESAALDVGANNLVACTTTTGQQYLYDGWDLFARFRETTEEIARLQSKLCEGRYSSRRIRRLYRKRTRRRDHAQDTLVRDLMERLFDEGVVTVYVGDLTDVLSAHWSAEVNEKTHQFWAYRSFIDRLATTAEEYGITVEVESEAYTTAECPVCGERDETERDGDVFRCSCGYEGHADLDASRTFLERQAGESEVGSMARPVRLKWDDHNWSELSRSPERASPNEERTNQSTGDGKLASVETA, encoded by the coding sequence ATGTCTGTTGTCGTGAGGCGAACCAACACCTTCGCGGTGCGGCCGCTCTCCGACCGGGATGAGCGGCTGCTGCGGGATTTGTTGGACGCCTCCGCGAGCCTGTGGAACGAATTGAACTTCGAGCGCCGCCAGCAGTTCTTCGACGGCGACAGCGTGTGGGACACCGCCGACTACCGCAAACAGTACGTCGGTGTGCTCGGCTCCGCCACTGCCCAGCAGATCATCCGCAAGAACAGCGAAGCGTGGCGGTCGTTCTTTGCCGCCCGGGAGAACGGCGAGGACACCGCCCCGCCCGGCTACTGGGGCAACGAGGAGGATGGTCGAGAACTGCGGACGTACATCCGCAACGACCAATACACCCTCGAAACCGGCGGGCAGAGCCGACTCGAAATCCCAGTCGGTCAAGACCTGAAAGACGAGTACGGGCTTGGCTACCACGACCGCCTGCGTCTCGAAGTGGCTGGCGACCCGAAGTGGGAGGGCGAACAGGGTCGGTTGGAGCTGTACTACGACGAGCTCGAGGACACCGTCAGAGCTTTCCAGCCTGTCACCGTACCCGATTCTCGACAGGATTCACCACTAGCCGAGGAATCGGCTGCCCTGGACGTCGGTGCCAACAACCTCGTCGCCTGTACTACCACGACCGGCCAGCAGTACCTCTACGACGGCTGGGACCTATTCGCTCGCTTCCGCGAGACGACCGAGGAGATCGCCCGCTTGCAGTCGAAACTGTGTGAGGGGCGGTACAGTAGCCGACGGATTCGACGCCTCTACCGCAAGCGGACGCGACGACGCGACCACGCACAGGACACGCTCGTCCGCGACTTGATGGAACGATTATTCGACGAAGGCGTTGTCACCGTGTACGTGGGCGACCTCACCGACGTGTTGTCGGCCCATTGGAGCGCCGAGGTGAACGAGAAAACCCACCAGTTCTGGGCGTATCGCTCCTTCATCGACCGGCTTGCGACGACCGCCGAGGAGTACGGCATCACGGTCGAAGTCGAGTCAGAAGCGTACACGACGGCGGAGTGTCCGGTATGTGGCGAGCGCGACGAGACAGAGCGGGACGGCGACGTGTTCCGGTGTTCGTGTGGCTACGAAGGTCACGCCGACCTCGACGCTTCGCGGACGTTCCTCGAACGACAGGCTGGCGAATCCGAAGTCGGGTCGATGGCACGGCCCGTGCGCCTCAAGTGGGACGACCACAACTGGTCGGAGTTATCACGCTCTCCCGAGAGGGCAAGTCCCAACGAGGAGCGCACAAACCAGAGTACCGGCGACGGGAAACTTGCCTCCGTGGAGACGGCATAG
- a CDS encoding PHP-associated domain-containing protein, protein MYAVDLHAHTRFFHGRRALGDRFDPLGHRLLAGAAWLRDLDGVATTNHDYYTALPDRFGVASLPGNEITTTRGHLLVVGPDPPAETEPGELTPAEAVELAHDRGCAAVLAHPYRNSTIRELEDLPLDAIEVNGKHPRTRKWVRRLADHRELPLVGGSDAHYPFEVGRAYTEIEAEELSPTAVVEAVREGRVEARVDDWLPHRLLRGVYRKVHERKRHLDRPDSGTPGVGTPPGEDDDDAD, encoded by the coding sequence GTGTACGCCGTCGACCTGCACGCACACACCAGATTCTTCCACGGTCGTCGGGCGCTCGGGGACCGCTTCGACCCGCTGGGCCACCGGCTGCTCGCCGGCGCCGCGTGGCTCCGGGACCTCGACGGGGTCGCCACGACGAACCACGACTACTACACGGCCTTGCCCGACCGTTTCGGCGTGGCGTCCCTGCCCGGCAACGAGATAACGACGACGCGAGGTCACCTGCTGGTGGTCGGGCCGGACCCGCCAGCCGAGACCGAACCGGGCGAGTTGACGCCCGCCGAGGCGGTCGAGTTGGCCCACGACCGGGGCTGTGCGGCCGTCCTCGCACACCCCTACCGGAACAGCACCATCCGCGAACTCGAGGACCTCCCGCTGGACGCCATCGAGGTCAACGGCAAGCACCCCCGGACCCGCAAGTGGGTCCGACGGCTCGCCGACCACCGGGAGTTGCCGCTCGTCGGCGGCAGCGACGCCCACTACCCCTTCGAGGTCGGTCGCGCCTACACCGAGATCGAGGCCGAGGAGCTTTCGCCGACCGCCGTCGTCGAGGCCGTCCGGGAGGGCCGCGTCGAGGCCCGCGTCGACGACTGGCTGCCCCACCGCCTGTTGCGCGGCGTCTACCGGAAGGTCCACGAGCGGAAACGCCACCTCGACCGACCGGACTCGGGAACGCCGGGGGTCGGCACGCCGCCCGGCGAGGACGACGACGACGCCGACTGA
- a CDS encoding diacylglycerol/lipid kinase family protein: MNESSTDDARRVVVLNPKSGSEDHAEDVYDLADEHGFLVRETEEAGDAIRLAGDAAAAGADFVAAAGGDGTLNEVVNGLHGAEALDDVTVGVVPAGTGNNFASNVGVEGLEHAFEVFESGERRDIDVGVAAGRAFVNSCVGGITAEASAATTPDSKRNLGVMAYVLNTVKRAVSYESLSLTVETDDAHSRTWSGEAAFVLVGNGRRFPVEGDTQANMEDGLFEVTIVEDGPTVDVVGEAALERLFGDSGDHIYRLATPGLTVRSADDDDPVSFSLDGEMITSHETAIETLPGRLTMPVGEAYDPDPDAESKRP; encoded by the coding sequence ATGAACGAGTCCTCCACCGACGACGCACGGCGCGTGGTAGTCCTCAACCCCAAGAGCGGGAGCGAGGACCACGCCGAGGACGTGTACGACCTCGCCGACGAGCACGGCTTTCTCGTCCGCGAGACCGAGGAGGCGGGCGACGCTATCCGACTGGCCGGCGATGCCGCCGCTGCCGGTGCGGACTTCGTGGCGGCGGCCGGCGGCGACGGCACGCTCAACGAGGTGGTCAACGGGCTCCACGGCGCCGAGGCGCTCGACGACGTCACCGTCGGCGTGGTGCCCGCGGGCACGGGCAACAACTTCGCCTCGAACGTCGGCGTCGAGGGGCTAGAGCACGCCTTCGAGGTGTTCGAGTCCGGCGAGAGGCGGGACATCGACGTCGGCGTCGCCGCCGGGCGGGCGTTCGTCAACTCCTGTGTCGGCGGCATCACCGCCGAGGCCAGCGCCGCGACGACGCCCGACAGCAAGCGGAACCTCGGCGTGATGGCCTACGTCCTGAACACGGTCAAGCGGGCCGTCTCCTACGAGAGCCTCTCGTTGACCGTCGAGACGGACGACGCCCACAGCAGGACCTGGAGCGGCGAGGCGGCGTTCGTCCTCGTGGGCAACGGCCGGCGGTTCCCCGTCGAGGGCGACACGCAGGCGAACATGGAGGACGGTCTCTTCGAGGTGACCATCGTCGAGGACGGCCCGACCGTCGACGTCGTCGGTGAGGCCGCCCTCGAACGGCTGTTCGGCGATTCCGGCGACCACATATACCGGCTGGCGACGCCGGGGCTGACCGTCCGGTCGGCCGACGACGACGACCCCGTCTCGTTCAGCCTCGACGGCGAGATGATAACGAGCCACGAGACGGCCATCGAGACCCTCCCAGGCCGGCTGACGATGCCCGTCGGCGAGGCGTACGACCCCGACCCGGACGCGGAGTCGAAGAGGCCTTAA
- a CDS encoding NUDIX hydrolase has product MSADDIDPVGSGTGTEHENALQDVIAVDENDDPEGTVNRLEAHTGDGIRHRAFTALVFDGDGHILLAQRAPDKRLWDTYWDGTVASHPVEGQSQTEATRQRLEEELGVTPDQYSDLRVTDKFEYKRYYMDEGLEWEVCAVLQCTLDEVELDPDEEEVTGLLWVPYERLHEHPKWYRQLRLCPWFEIAMRRDFEE; this is encoded by the coding sequence ATGAGCGCCGACGACATCGACCCGGTCGGGTCGGGGACGGGGACCGAACACGAGAACGCCCTCCAGGACGTCATCGCGGTCGACGAGAACGACGACCCAGAGGGGACGGTCAACCGGCTGGAGGCCCACACCGGCGACGGCATCCGCCACCGCGCCTTCACCGCGCTGGTCTTCGACGGCGACGGCCACATCCTCCTCGCCCAGCGGGCGCCGGACAAGCGGCTCTGGGACACCTACTGGGACGGCACCGTCGCCTCCCACCCCGTCGAGGGGCAGAGCCAGACCGAGGCGACCCGCCAGCGCCTCGAGGAGGAACTCGGCGTCACGCCCGACCAGTACAGCGACCTCCGGGTGACGGACAAGTTCGAGTACAAGCGCTACTACATGGACGAGGGCCTGGAGTGGGAGGTCTGTGCGGTCCTGCAGTGTACGCTCGACGAGGTCGAACTCGACCCCGACGAGGAGGAGGTCACCGGCCTGCTGTGGGTCCCCTACGAGCGCCTCCACGAGCACCCGAAGTGGTACCGCCAGCTCCGGCTGTGTCCCTGGTTCGAGATCGCGATGCGGCGGGACTTCGAGGAGTAG